Part of the Falco cherrug isolate bFalChe1 chromosome 1, bFalChe1.pri, whole genome shotgun sequence genome, CATGCCTGTCGGAGATTCTCACTGACGCCGTGGAATGAACAGCTGACAAGCACAGGCCACCCCTTCGGCCTACAGAAAGCATCGCCGTGGCCGGAGGCACCTCCTATACCATTCACAAAAATGATTTTATGTCTTTCTGTATCTCTAATATAGAAGCAGGCgataactgatttttcttaaggTAGCTAAATACATGTCACGAAGAAGTTATATGGAAGAGAAGGTTTTTAATAAGTCAGCGAGTACTCTTCTATCCGGCAAAGGAAATCTTTAAGAATGGTGTTTTAATTATCAAGCAGCCAATTGTAGAAGCCCAAGTCAGTGATCGTGCTGCTCAACAGCACAACTGTTCTTCCTCTCCACTGAAAGCAGGAACAGTGCCCCGGCATGACACTGCAGTGCACAGATGTGTGAGGAGCCACTTCTTCTGTCCATTCAGATGGACAGTAAGGTCCAGGCCTAGTGTCAGAAAAAGGGTTGGACTTTTTCTGGGGTGTCTGAAGTCCCCATGGTCAGAGTTGCGTGACAAAACTTGGAAGCCTGGGATACTTCAGGGATTATTCCAAGTGTGGGAACTTCCCTGCGGGAACTTTTGTCTTCTTAGGCCAAAGGGTGTTTGTCAGCTTTTCCTGAGCTATCTGTATGGGTGAAGGGGACTGAGAGGGAACAGTGCAGGCCCTGTTTGTCTACTCCCAAGGTTTCCAAAGAGCCCATCTTGCTTCTTTGAACCTCAGCCCTTGGCAGGGAACTAAGCACCATTGCCATTCTTTGCCAATTCATCCATCTGTCCCCCCAAGACATCTAATCTGACGTCTCATCTGTTTCAGGCGGTATGCGTTCCTGGACTTGGGACTTTTGCGGTTGTCAGAGAGCAAGTAGCCAGCAAGAAGGGTGTGGTGGTTGCAAAGAGACACGTGTGTCACCTTGCACACATGACTGTGCGGGATCATGACCTCCAATACGGTTGCACAGACATTCCTGGGAAGCAGACACACTGAGAGCGGTGCTTGCCCTTGAGCAGAATGGGCAGGCGAGCTCTGCTGTCCAGAGGTGACTGAGCAGAGTGCCAAAGTCATGCCGCAGTCCTGAGAAGAGCGTCAGTCAGCTCGACAAAACCAGCCTACTGCGAGGAGGACCCTGCCTAACCTATTCATTTCAAATATTCACCCGAGGACGATACAGCATAACAGCAAGCTCTTTTTGACCTGTGTTGTGAAATTGCTTGGAGGGGGGAATTACAGACCGAATATCATAACAGTGATCTAATATCATAACAAGGAATTCTTTTTGTGTTCCTCACGCTTCCCTGGTAGCCATGTGAAGGACACAACCAAAGTTCTGCTACCTGCTTTGGTGAGAAAAGTAGCTGTTTGCTTTCGCAGTCGTACAGAGCCAAAATGCTCCATGGATCCACCCAGGCAGAGCTCCCCTGGAGAAGTTGCCAggaaggacttctcttggtGGTTCTCATCCTATCCTCGTAGCCATGTGAAGGACACCACAGAAGttctgctacctgctttctggcgTGAGAAAAGTACACGCTCACTTTGGCACTCGTACAAAGCCAAAATGCTCCACGGAACCACCCAGGCACAGgtcccctggagaaggtgccggTGTTGTAAAATTGCTTGGAGGGGGGAATGACAGATCTAAGACTATAACGACCCTATAGGGAAAAATGCAGTTGCCACTTTGGAatggttggcatgcacagaaCCTACATCACCACCGTTCCCTAAAGCCATACCAACTGCTATCCTAGAGCAGCGGAGGGTGGAGCGTGTTACTTACCCCCTGTTTAACTCAGTGTTTAATTTGCTTAATAATTTGGGGGGTTGTTACTTATCCCCTGTTTAATTCAATGCTTTATTTGCTTCGTAATCTGGGGGGTTGTTACTTATCCCGTTTAATTCAATGCTTTATTTGATTGATACTATCAGCGATACAGATTATGCAACCAGAAATAAGGAACGACTACAACGCAAAAGGCTATTACTGAGTTGGAAGCTAAGAGATGAATCAATGagataaacaaaaagaaaaggggggattgtgCTAAACACAGTCGtgattcatgtcaaaatagAATATAGTGTGGTAATTGTTGTACCGTGTGTAAATCTAAAATAGTTTGTGGCCATTATAACCTGTGTCACAATTGTAATGAACAGGCGCGTGTGCTTCTCCTTTAAGACCCTGTAAaagctcccccttcccctgaggTAACCGCTCCTGAGAAAAGGCCGCGGGGGACAAAGAGCGCACGCGCCAGGGAAAAGCcgccaagggagacaaagacCCGGAAACTCTCCAAAGGGCGCCAAAGAGGAGCcaataggaggagaaggcgTACCCTAACGACCCAATGGAGAAAGAGCAGGGCGAACTTCCGGCGGGAAGTGATTGGTCACGGTGCTGCTATAAAAGACGCCGCTTTGGGGGCTCAGCCGTGCTTCCGGCGGGAAGTAGTCTGGTTGTCGGCGgccatggggtttttttgggtttttttttgtgttttgggttttttttttttattattgtttctcaacctgAATTTATGGGACCCgaaatgaaattgttttaattgttgtCGTTTATAACAGAGCGGAGCGGGTACACCGCGGGCAGGCTccgctgtgctccctgcaggattGGGAGCTTGATGGTACCAGGCGGCCGATAAGCTGCACAGCGGCTGCAAAATATATGAGAAGGTGCCTGTTGCTGGGCcaagggctgtggtggagaCCGTCTGCGACATAGGGCCAGGGACTAGGCTTCTTTAGCACTTCAAAGAAAAGATAAGCTTTCTGACAAGGACATGCtaactgctgaaagaaaacaagctgctgAAGAGATAAAACTCAAGGATGCTCTGATAAAACaattgtggcagtgggagatcGTGACCTCCTACTCGAGGGGCAGGAGAGTTCTCCCTGCTCCGTAGCTGGTACAAGTGCgtgcctctgcaacagcacctCTGCTTTAACCCTTTCgtaccctgaatgcaaatctgctccttgctgctttaAGTCTCTGGCCTTGCCTATGGTGCCTTTGCCGGCCAAGCCGCAGCTCCCAGCGGGTGTGGGGCTTTGTACAAACTCGCCCCAAGGCTTTGACCCTTCCCTGGGGTCCTTGACTCCCCCGCCTCGGGTCCTACATTAGTGCGAGTGTTTCGCGCTTCACCCCGGTTGCTCCACAGGCGGAGCCGCGACCTGAGGCTCGCTCTTGCAAAATACAGCAATCGTGTATTTAACACAAAAAATTCAACAAGagcatctttctagtttaggtctcagtttttccctatccttttctagCGCCAAAATCAAAGTGTCAGGTGGTGCTATATTAGTCGCGCACTCCTCCTGCTACTCTGTATGGCTTCTCAAAGTGGAAAACATATCTGCACATgttacttcatcccattttccctgtCATCTTAAAAACAACATGAATTATAGCAAGGGGTTGCAATTTCCTGATCTTCTAAGATATATAAAGGCCACCACTGATGATATTTTTATTGAGACTCCCACCTGGCGGTCCTCCTATATTCTTCCAATGAGccaaaatacaaaccaaagggctctttttttactgtttcccCACTCTGTTCACTTTCCATTTCCACTTTATGCAAGTTACAGGCTTCAGGGCTCGCTTCGTAGCTGAGCTGCGTCTCAGTTGCACAGAACACTCACACGAAAGGGCCCGTTACACACTCGCTCACTCTGCTCGCTCAGGTAGACAGCAACAATACCattttataatggaaatgcCGAACTCAAACACTGTTACGCCATTCCAGAATGTCAAATATAAACAAGAGGGCTCAAATAATGCACAGGACCAAATTTTACAACAGATGGCAAAATGGTCAAAACACATTCttgaagaaaacccaaaccccccccACTCCGGAGAAAACCTGTTACCCCTCGAGAGACCCCTTCCCGCTACCGCAGCGAAGAGAGCACCCAAattcccacccccagcctttcCAGGGGCGAGCACCAGCGCTCTTTACCTCGCGCATTAACTGATTAACTTGACcaagttttaaaccagccttgggTTAGGGCTGTGCAAGGGACAAGGCCTGGTCCTgccatttagcagcttcagcactgtAAATCGCTTAGTTCAAAAACCATTGTCTTTAACGCTGCCCTCCTTTGGTTTCATCATTGCATACCTGCAATAGTTTAGTATCTAACGTGATTCCACGTCCTTTCTTGTAGTTGTGTTACTAAGCCAGTCACACAAGTGACACAACATTGCATTAGGACAATCACAGGCACAACTGTAAAAATCGCCCCGGTTATTATAATGATCGGTTTCTTTAACCCCACTGATAGGTTAGGGAACCAAGATGTTAATTCCTCGATACCGATATGCACAGTTTCTCCAATCCAAAAAAGACTTGTGCAAATCCAAATGGAACTGGGACCTTCTCAGCTGCTGACCAACAGATGCTGGATTTTGGACTGGGTGAATGTCACCATGGAGAGAGGGGTTTCTCAGCGACCCGAGCCTTTGGCAGATGTTGGTGGGCTCCTCTCTGCTCAAGGCAGCATTCTTGTGAGAGCTGTAAACCTTTCCTCCCCCTTGCAGCACCCGTGGGGTGTACCCTTGTTTCTGCATTGccaagggaggaagggaagccCTTTCAGAAGGTGCGAGGTGTATGAAGCTAGCATGGTTTGATCAGCTGGATTCCAAGCATTCGTATTTATCCAGCGGTGTGGTGACTGTTGTCTAATAGACAtgtcctggagctgctgcttctaaGCTGATGGGCACAAAACCTGATGCTCTGTGGTTCTGCTGTACTAGACCTTGTAAAGGCAAACACCAGCGTTCATGCTGGCTCCTATAGCCTCGTCGTAGTTCAGACTGTTTTGGCAGCAGCTGTAGAGCGCTGTGAAAGAGAGAAGGGATGGATGGTTTGCACAAAGGCGCGTGGATGGGCAGATTTTCCATGATTTCCGGCCAACAGTGCCATGCCTGCAGCTGCGCTGCCCCAGGGTGCCAGCGGTGCAGCGAGAGCCGAGAGCCGGGGGTGCATCAATCTCACCATCAGCTGGTGGcctgctgcagcaagagcagagaTGCCCAGTCAGCAGGACGGGTGGTACTGTGCAGCTGTTTTGCTTCCTAATGACATCTCTTTCAGCTGAGTTCCTTCAAAGCCTGGGTGCGTTGGACGTGGGCAGAGTGGCCCAGCGCTGGCCACCCATGCTCCCTGCTTGGCTCCCTGCTTGGCAGAGTATGTTCAGATCTTTGCTGCATGGCTGGGCAGCTGCTCGCAGCGCAGGACTCCCTGacccagagcccagcacagcccccctgGTGTGCTGGGCATGTGGGAACAGCACAGGGACAGGAGATGGATGGGTGTCATTAGAGCGTGGTTTTCAATTGCAGAAGAGCCTGTCTACAGCCGTAGACGCGCTCTCAGTTCTGGGAAGCTCCATTAGATGCATTCTTTGGCACGTTCACCTATTTCTGGAGCTTCCTTTGAAAAACACAAGttgaaaaacacaagaaaaacacagctggagTGTCCACCCAGGTGGCAGAAGCATTTTACCAGTAGCTTTGGACTGAATACGCCGATGGGATAGGGGCATACTCTGTGTGTACTGCAGTTGTAGCCtgttttgtcatgtttttcCGGTAGTTGTTTTTTCTAACATAAGTCTAGATATGTTTAAAGGCAACATAGAGCACTGAAGATACTGTGATCACAGCCTAAGGGTTTTAGAgtagttttttttctaaaatctctTCTTCAAGGAATCATATAGCATTCTTCTTCCACTGTTTGATCATTTTGTTACAGACATAATGACTGAAAAATCTGTAGCAGCAGTTTATTCAAATTACCAAATTGAGTCAACTGGGTTATACAGTGGTATAAAAGTAAATATGTGACAAAATGgtttcaggcaaaaaaaaaatatcagaggaGAAAGTAACTTGGCATTTGTAATGGCCATGACATATAAAGGTGTAGTAATACATCAGTATCAAAAGAAAGCTTTCCTACAGGTAGCAGACTGACCTTCCCTTAGTGCTGGCTGTTGAAATGCAGGGTCAGGGGTTTTGGGACTGTATTTTGGACTGCTTGTGCACTGCCTGTTACCCAGTTTTTCTGTACGCCAGCCCACAGATTTCTGTGTGCAAGCCCAAAACACCCAGATCTCTATCTCCAGCGTAATACACATGTTTAGAACTCTTTGGTTCTGCTTTTAGACTGTCCTTATTTGCACATGCCATCCCCAATACAAGAAAGCAATTGTGGAAATGTTGGTCCTTAGGGATGGATCCACGTGTCAAGCTCCCCTAGGGTGATCCCGGGCATGCGGAATCCTCTGAGGGACCTTGTTGTCCAGGTCTGTCAGATGTCTGGGGGTCACTGCGGTTTGTGAGTCTCCAGCATTGACAGGTGGCCCTGGAAGGCAGAAGGGGGAATAGAGAAAGGGTGGGGATGGGACAGGGGGGAGGAGACCCTGTATCTCCATCTGAGGAGAGGGGGATCATGAGGAATCTGGGGGGCCCAAGGGGCAATTTGGTGGTCCTGGGGGCAACTGGTGGGTCTAAGGGTGAAAGTATGGGACCACGGGGTCAACTGACTGTAACTGGGGCGCCTAAGGGATAGTGGGTGTTCtggggacaagggggaatggcaGGGTCTCAGGGATAATTAGGGAgtctgggggcagcagggaagccTGAAGTGGTGCTGGGTGCAAGGGAGGTGTCCTGGAACGGGTCAGAGGACAGTGGGAGTCCCAGGGGGACATAGTCCATGGCTTGCAGTCTATCGGGATTTTGGTTAAGGTTTACCAGGTCAGGAGGActcacaccagcagcagcacgaGCGCCATGGAGCCAAGTGCCAGCCCCAGCAATAGCATGTGGCGCAGGCGGGTCTTGCTGTGGGGCCAATGTAGCACAGCTCTGAACCGAGCCTGGAGTCTGTGCTCGTCCTCCACACTTCCCTCTGATACTGTAGAGACACAGACACCTCGGGTCATGGGGCACTGCTTCCCAGGGACCAGGTGTCCTTTTGTAGGACCTGCTCCCGCCACAGACCTCACTGCCCTCTGGGACCCAGGCATCTGGGGGTCCCTGCTCCACCCCATGTGCCCCACTGTCCCCAGAGAAGCCAGGCATCAGGGAACACCTGCTCCACTACACCTGTCCACCATGGACCCAGGTGTACTGGCACCCTACtcacaccccatgcacccccCGCCCATGGGCCCAGGTGTCTGGGGTGCTACTTCACCCCACACTGCTCACTGCCCCCAAGGGTACTCAGGTGTCTGGGCGCACCGTTGAGGTAGAAGTACTTGCGGACCAATGGCTCATAAACCTCCCCCAGGGAACAGGCGATGGTTCCTGGAATGGGGTCATGGATGATCAGAATGCGAGATCCCTCTgtgcttccctgcagctcctcaaaCAGTGTCAGGTCCTGTGTGtacagctggggaagggggggaacaCATCAAGGCAGCCTGGTCCACCAGGTACATGAAACAATATACATGTGCATGCAAAGGCACACGTGTCCTGCACATGCTTGTCATGTCCCACGTGATGAAGCATGCTTCTTGTACCCTTTACtcatgcatgtgcatgcaccTTATGTCCCACGTGCTCCTTGTGCTCTTTGTATGCACAGAGGGATGCACAAGCAGAGCAAAAGCCACTTCCTTGCCACACGTGTGCACACAAGTACACATGAATCTGCAAACACAAGTGACCTGCCTCTTGCTTGTGTGCACCTTTCACATGGGTCAGCACTTGCTTGCATCCTGTGCATGCTTACACACGTGCTACTTATATCTACTGTATAAGCCATACCTGTATCTATGGATTGTCCTTATGGCAAGCGCACAACTGTGTGCATGCAGGCCTTGCTACCCAGGCCCAGTCCTCTCTTGAATGTCTGTGTACACCCTTGCACAAGCATATATGCAACTCACGTCCTTGGCAAACATCCAGGTAACGGGCAGGCCAGGGAGGGTGGCAAAGGGCACAGAGCAGTGCAGTGTGACGGTTTCATCTGTTTGGGCCCGCAGGACCTGCACTGGGAGCATTGAGAAGCATGTGAGTTCACATCTACTCATGCACTTACAGGAATGAATGTGCTCCTGTGTGACTACAAGTGCTCACGTGCTCGCAGTAGAGGTGCACAGGCATGCACCTCAGCACACTGCTGTGCGTTCATGGTGGGCCCAGCAGGCATGGCCACACATGAGGAATGGCAGTTGCCCCCAGAGACCTGGAGGCACCCAGCGCCGGGGTGGGACTTAGACCAGCCTGGATGCCTGGGTCTACCATGTCCCCATACCTGGGCAATCCAGGGGAAACTGGCAGTCCACGAGGCGGCAGGTAGCACACTGGAAGACGCGAGCAGCTGGCTGGTATCCTAGGATGGAGAGACTTGCTGGTCCCATGGGGATGGGAGATGTATGAGGCGACAGAGGGTGGCAAGACAGAGAGACGGGCACTCACCACAAGGCGGGACacaggctggagctggtggagaGGAAGCAGCATTAGACTGGGGATCACTGGGGATCCGCATCCCTGTGATGAGCTGTTTGGGCTCGTCCCTTGTCCAGCCCAGATGGGATCCCCAGGGGTTTCTTCAGGATGGGGGTGCCCAAggtgggggtccctggggtgtAGATGTCCATGGTGGGGGGGTCTGTGACAGTCCCTTTAGTGG contains:
- the LOC129735528 gene encoding sperm acrosome membrane-associated protein 6-like — its product is MGWWWVLAPWLPGNPGIKAGGLALWQWVALASWLPAVHSCLLCFGPPSQREQLCHDITGAPLKDPRHQRCLEALAQAAEPLSSVTVGSGQRDVLREIVMDALHFLEKQSKTKPFEVSLQAAVNVIWAKLSHLEKAPACVPPCGYQPAARVFQCATCRLVDCQFPLDCPVQVLRAQTDETVTLHCSVPFATLPGLPVTWMFAKDLYTQDLTLFEELQGSTEGSRILIIHDPIPGTIACSLGEVYEPLVRKYFYLNGAPRHLSTLGGSEQCGVK